In one window of Acanthopagrus latus isolate v.2019 chromosome 15, fAcaLat1.1, whole genome shotgun sequence DNA:
- the LOC119033623 gene encoding metal transporter CNNM1: MMAADAVDALCCILHPRRLSLLFLTVTVSSLPAPAAALLGVRPEDTQSGELSVQDGILKATEGTRFLLRVYYSASLAAEHHNILSTAAPAAPWIAFIEEPGEDSQDPERRLRSRGNPCEEENARSSDIELLGSFRSASSHNSVLVELLAKDLRRGEAIKYYSMCAFDGVKWEHYSTKDFWLAVVERPPEADVWLQAGVSVLLLGLSALCSGLNISMLALDPVELRVLQNSGTEREQKYARKIESVRKHGNYILCTVVLGNVLTNTCFVVWMCQILGMTALSTASCTLGIFFIGEILPHSVASRHSLAIASKTLCATRLLMLVFFPIAYPVSKILDIMLHQEISSFYTREKLVAMLRVTDPYHDLVKEELNIIQGALELRTKTVEDVLTPLSDCYMLSSDAVLDFCTMSDVMQSGFTRIPVYENERSNIVDILFVKDLAFVDPDDCTPLKTITQFYKHPMHCVFNDTKLDVMLEEFKRGKSHLAVVQRVNSEGEGDPFYEVMGIVTLEDVIEEIIKSEIVDETDLYTDNRNKRRVSNHERKQQDFSIFKLGENELKVKISPQLLLATHRFLATEVEPFRPCHLSEKILLRLIKHPSVVQELKFNPKNKHSPQHYLFQRNKPVDYFVLILQGRVEVEIGKEALRFENGAFSHYGMPALIPPLPIGQRYSSRGSGLNQSDLLLSGGSVGQLSAGGGVYLPDYSVRQLTDLQIIKITRNHYQNALMATRMDSSPQTPDPVDPDAKGRPPVPEARSHSIALPLTHTHTRLGLARLAHLHPHGGLHNTCRLNERNRIVRSKSDGQRSPNDTVFLRMDEIPYIHEDRPESHGEDDVPESQPSTSPFISSLSLSSSEENIGKKILRKLSNKRRKKSRDGEKSLEEGSEQLPVTS; the protein is encoded by the exons ATGATGGCTGCGGATGCTGTGGATGCTCTCTGCTGCATCCTGCATCCGCGCcggctctctctcctcttcctcaccgtCACCGTCTCCTCCCTGCCGGCTCCCGCGGCAGCGCTGCTCGGCGTCCGGCCGGAGGACACCCAGAGCGGGGAGCTGTCCGTGCAGGATGGGATACTGAAGGCGACCGAGGGGACCCGCTTCCTGCTGAGGGTTTACTACTCCGCATCCCTCGCTGCGGAGCATCACAACATCCTGAGCACCGCCGCTCCTGCCGCTCCGTGGATCGCGTTTATAGAGGAACCAGGCGAGGACAGCCAGGACCCGGAGAGGCGGCTCCGGTCCAGAGGAAATCCGTGCGAAGAGGAGAACGCACGGAGCTCTGACATCGAGCTGCTGGGCTCTTTCAGATCCGCCTCAAGTCATAACTCAGTTTTGGTGGAGCTGCTCGCTAAAGACCTGCGCAGAGGCGAGGCGATCAAATACTACTCCATGTGCGCCTTCGATGGAGTCAAATGGGAGCATTACAGCACCAAAGACTTCTGGCTGGCGGTAGTCGAGAGACCCCCAGAGGCAGACGTATGGCTCCAAGCGGGGGTCTCGGTGCTCCTGTTGGGACTGTCTGCGCTCTGCAGCGggctgaacatcagcatgctgGCCCTGGACCCCGTGGAGCTGCGGGTCCTGCAGAACAGTGGCACCGAGCGGGAGCAGAAATACGCACGGAAAATAGAGTCGGTGCGTAAACACGGGAACTACATCCTTTGTACCGTGGTGCTGGGCAACGTGCTGACAAATACATGCTTCGTGGTGTGGATGTGCCAGATTTTAGGAATGACCGCCCTCTCCACTGCCTCGTGCACTCTGGGGATATTCTTCATCGGGGAGATTTTACCTCACTCCGTGGCCTCCAGGCACAGCCTCGCCATCGCCTCCAAGACCCTCTGCGCCACCCGCCTGCTGATGCTGGTGTTCTTCCCCATCGCCTACCCGGTCTCCAAGATTCTGGACATCATGCTGCACCAAGAGATCAGCAGCTTCTACACCAGGGAGAAGTTGGTGGCCATGCTGCGCGTCACAGACCCGTACCACGACCTGGTCAAAGAGGAGCTCAACATCATCCAGGGCGCCCTGGAGCTGAGGACCAAGACCGTGGAGGACGTGCTGACCCCGCTGTCAGACTGCTACATGCTGTCCTCGGACGCCGTGCTGGACTTCTGCACCATGTCGGACGTGATGCAGAGCGGCTTCACGCGGATCCCGGTGTACGAGAACGAGAGGTCCAACATCGTGGACATCCTGTTCGTCAAAGACTTGGCCTTCGTGGATCCCGACGACTGCACTCCACTGAAGACAATCACTCAGTTTTACAAGCACCCCATGCACTGCGTGTTCAATGACACCAAGCTGGATGTGATGCTGGAGGAGTTTAAAAGAG GAAAGTCCCACCTGGCTGTGGTGCAGAGGGTGAACAGCGAAGGCGAGGGAGACCCCTTCTACGAAGTGATGGGCATCGTCACCCTGGAGGACGTGATCGAGGAGATCATCAAGTCTGAGATTGTGGATGAGACGGACCTGTACA CTGATAATCGCAACAAACGGAGAGTATCCAACCatgagaggaagcagcaggatTTTTCAATCTTCAAACTGGGAGAAAATGAGCTGAAGGTGAAGATTTCACCGCAGCTGCTGCTCGCAACACACCGCTTCTTGGCTACAG AGGTGGAGCCTTTCAGGCCGTGTCACCTGTCAGAGAAGATCCTGCTGCGTCTCATCAAGCATCCCAGCGTTGTGCAGGAGCTCAAGTTCAACCCCAAGAACAAACATTCTCCTCAACACTACCTCTTTCAAAGAAACAAACCTGTCGACTACTTTGTCCTCATTCTGCAG GGACGGGTGGAGGTAGAGATAGGCAAGGAGGCTCTTCGCTTCGAAAATGGAGCGTTTTCCCATTATGGCATGCCAGCACTCATCCCGCCCCTGCCTATTG gTCAGAGGTATAGCTCCCGGGGCAGTGGTCTGAACCAATCAGATTTATTGCTGAGTGGCGGCAGCGTGGGTCAgctctctgcaggaggaggggtCTACTTACCAGACTACTCGGTCCGACAGCTCACAGACCTGCAGATCATCAAG ATCACTAGAAACCACTACCAGAACGCCCTGATGGCCACCAGGATGGACAGCTCCCCTCAGACACCAGACCCAGTGGACCCTGATGCCAAAGGGAGGCCCCCGGTCCCAGAGGCCCGCTCACACAGCATCGCCCTCCccctcacgcacacacacactcgactgGGGCTGGCACGCCTTGCACATCTCCATCCCCACGGTGGCCTTCACAACACCTGCCGGCTCAACGAGAGAAACCGTATCGTTC gcAGTAAATCTGACGGGCAGAGGAGCCCCAACGATACTGTGTTCCTCCGCATGGATGAGATTCCCTACATCCACGAGGACCGACCGGAGAGTCATGGAGAGGATG ATGTGCCTGAGTCTCAGCCGTCCACCTCCCCCTTCATCAgctccctgtctctgtccagCTCCGAGGAGAACATCGGCAAGAAGATCCTGCGCAAACTGA gCAACAAGCGGAGGAAAAAGTCCCGTGACGGAGAAAAGAGTTTGGAGGAGGGTTCAGAGCAGCTGCCCGTGACGAGCTAG
- the got1 gene encoding aspartate aminotransferase, cytoplasmic, producing the protein MSVFSEVPQAAPVAVFKLTQDFTNDQFPKKVNLGVGAYRTDDSKPWVLPVVKKVEKVIVHDDTLNHEYLPILGLPEFRSSASKIALGDDSPAIQENRVGAVQCLGGTGALKMGAEFLRRFYNGNNNTTTPVYVSAPTWENHNAVFANAGFEDVRPYKYWDAEKRGLDLAGFLGDLESCPAHSIFVLHACAHNPTGTDPTQEQWKQIAEVMMRRKLFVFFDSAYQGFASGSLEKDAWAIRYFVSLGFEMFCAQSFSKNFGLYNERVGNLTVVARDADNLKRIMSQMEKIVRTTWSNPPSQGARIVAITLNSPELFSEWKDNVKTMADRVLLMRAQLKAKLQALGTPGTWDHITEQIGMFSFTGLNPKQVEYMIKEKHIYLMASGRINMCGLTTKNIDYVAESIHEAVTQVQ; encoded by the exons ATGTCGGTGTTTTCCGAGGTCCCACAAGCAGCCCCCGTCGCTGTCTTCAAGCTAACGCAGGATTTCACCAACGACCAGTTTCCCAAGAAGGTGAACCTCGGAGTGGGAG CCTACCGGACAGATGACAGCAAGCCGTGGGTTTTGCCAGTGGTGAAAAAGGTGGAAAAGGTCATTGTGCATGATGACACTTTAAACCATGAGTACCTGCCCATCCTGGGCCTTCCTGAGTTCAGATCCTCAGCCTCCAAGATCGCACTTGGAGACGACAGTCCTGCCATCCAAGAGAACAGG GTGGGGGCTGTGCAGTGTCTGGGAGGTACAGGAGCACTGAAGATGGGCGCAGAGTTTCTCAGGCGTTTCTACAATGGAAACAACAATACCACAACACCCGTCTATGTGTCCGCACCTACCTGGG aaaatCACAATGCTGTATTCGCCAATGCCGGCTTTGAGGATGTCCGTCCATACAAGTACTGGGACGCAGAGAAGAGGGGCCTCGACTTGGCTGGTTTCCTTGGTGATTTGGAG AGTTGTCCAGCACACTCCATCTTTGTCCTGCATGCTTGTGCACATAATCCAACTGGCACGGACCCCACGCAGGAGCAGTGGAAGCAGATCGCCGAAGTTATGATG AGGAGgaagctgtttgtgttctttgacTCGGCTTATCAGGGATTCGCCTCAGGCAGTCTGGAGAAAGATGCCTGGGCTATCCGCTACTTTGTCTCCCTGGGCTTTGAAATGTTCTGCGCCCAGTCGTTCTCCAAGAACTTTGGCCTCTACA ATGAGCGTGTGGGCAACCTCACCGTTGTGGCTCGTGATGCAGACAACCTGAAGAGAATTATGTCCCAGATGGAGAAGATTGTCAGGACCACTTGGTCCAATCCACCATCTCAGGGAGCTCGCATTGTCGCCATCACTCTGAACTCACCTGAGCTCTTCAGTGAATG GAAGGACAATGTGAAGACCATGGCTGACAGAGTCTTGTTGATGAGGGCTCAGCTGAAAGCTAAGCTTCAAGCTCTGGGGACACCAGGGACCTGGGACCACATCACAGAGCAGATCGGCATGTTCAGCTTCACAGGCCTCAATC CCAAACAAGTGGAATACATGATTAAGGAGAAACACATCTACCTAATGGCCAGTGGTCGCATCAACATGTGCGGTCTGACCACCAAGAACATAGACTACGTCGCTGAGTCCATCCATGAGGCTGTCACCCAGGTCCAGTAG